Genomic segment of Bdellovibrio bacteriovorus:
TCAGAAATGTTCCGGCGGATTTTATAAAGCTTTTGTCGATGTGATGATCTAAGCTTCCATTTCTTCCCGGATCTTAGTGATGTGCTTTTCGGGAATTTGCTCAGCGATATATTCAGCCATCGCGGCAATAGTTAAAGAAGGGTTGGTTCCCGTTGAAGTGGGAAGGATGCTTCCATCGACAACATAAAGTCCGGGATAACCAAACACTTCGCCTTTTGTGTTCACGAAACCTGTTTGCTCTGAATCACCCATAGGGCACCCACCCAAAGGATGCACCGAAATTACTTTTTTTAAGTGAGTCAGTGGATTTTCGACGTAAACTCCATCAACCATCTCGGCCAATCTTTTCATCTCGGAACGAATGCGCGTGAAGTGGACCTCGCTTTCGTCGATCTTCCAGCGAATCAATGCCTGATCGTCATCGCGCAACTGGATTTCGCCGTCGGGTTTATCCCGACCCATGCCTAAAAGAACCAGGCAACGTTTGGTAAATTCAGCTCGGTCGATGCTTTTTGCCATTTCGTCGCCGATGTTGATCTGATCGTGACCGGAAATTTTTAGGACTTTAAAAATGTACTTTTTAACATGATGAGCAGCCATTGTGGCTAAACCCGCAAACCCGCTGAACTGAGGCACCTTGCCGGACAAAAACCAAGCAAAACCCACCGGGTATCCCGCCTCTTGTATAAACATTCCGTGAGGATATCCATCTGCATAGTCATTGTATTTATACTCGATGGATCCGGTGATAACGGGGCCGTTAGTTCCGTCAACATTGTGTTTGGATTTAAAGATCAAAGAGATGAAATCCCCGTTGCCACTCCATCTTTTTCCTAACCATTTATTTAGAAGTGGCAAGTGACCATATCGTTTCATCTTTAAAAGTAATGAAGTAGAACCCAAGGAGCCTGCCGCCAGCACGACATTTTTTGCCGTGAACCTGTTTTCCTGCATTGGGAACTCAGGGATCACGTAGGTTACGATGTAGTGATCGTCTTTCTTTTCGATTTTTGTGACTTCCGCGTGAGTGCGAACCTCTGCTTTGTAAGCGGCCTCCTTCAGGTTTCGCGCCCGGAAAAGATAATTTAGATCCAAGGTGTTCTTTGCGTGGATATTGCATCCAATGTCGCAGTCACCGCATTTATTACAACGAGATTGAAGAGCACCGTGAATATTCCGGGTTTGATGTCCCGGAAATTTTCCTTCAAAGCGCACGGCAATCGGAGGGAATACCATCGTCGGTTTTTCAGTCGTTCCTAGTGGGGCTGACATTTCGTCGGCAAGCTTTTTCAGCAAGGTCGTTTTAGGTGTGTTGCGGTAATAAGGATGTGTGTCGTACGGATAGGGTTTTGCTTCCATCATATTTAGAACACGATCATAGTAGGGCTCTAGCATCTGGCGACTGATGTTGCCGGGCCAACCTTTAAAAAACTCTTCGGGCATTTTATATAAAACATTCGCATAGATCAGGCTGCCGCCACCCAATCCGCTGGAGGTGATCGTCATCACGTCACTTTCCGGAGTGTCGCGAACTTCCATCAGTCCATATTTATTATCGATGGGGTCCCAGAACATGTTCTTGCGAATTTCATGTGGACGTCGCGGGAACTCATGCATTTTCCATTCACGACCTCGCTCAAGCAAACAAACTTTATAACCTTTTTCAACAAGTCGGCACGTCATCACGGATCCGCCAAAGCCAGACCCGATCACGATATAGTCATAGTCGTACTTCATTTAATTCCTCACGCAATACGAAGCTTGCGGGTTTCGACACCAGAAATACCGGAATGTTGTTTTAAAAATTCAATCAGTTCAGGAAAAACTTCGTTATGGCAATACTGCCCCATGAAGATATCCTGATGACCGTAGTTGGTAAACTCTTTATAGGACACCTTTGAAGCATTTTTCGTCTGACTTAAAATTTCATACGTCGTTTTATTTGAGTTCGGGAAAATATGGTTTTCCGCTCCCGAAATCAGCAGGGTCGGAGGCATGTCTCGTTTCTTCATCTCTTCCAAATAGTTGGTTTTTGAATCGAATGAAATCGAAGCTTTCGCTAACAGCATTTTGCGAATGTGCTTGTGGTAGTGAAAGCTTGTGCCGCCAAATAAATCCATTAAACGTCGATGTGTAACAGGGTGAATATTGCGATGATTGAAAGCCGCAGGGAAGCCCCATCCCCACATAAAGCTCACCATATGACAAGCGGGCTCTTTGCATTCACGGCGCAAACTGCGCTCCATCCAGTACAGCCAGCGACCCAAAGCGCGGCCGGGATGATAGGGAATTTTCGGAGACACATAGGGATATCCCAGAACTTGTCCTAAGATTTCGGGCCCCACCATCATCTTGGCCATCGCTTGCCAAGGAACCATTGGAGTCAACGAAACACTATTCGCCACGATGCTCGCAATATTTTTTACGTATCCTGCGGCGTAAGAGGCCATGAAAGACAGAGATCCTACACAGTGAGCTATCACGTGGATCTTCACATCGTTGCCGCATGATTCGCGAATGAAATCCACCGCGCGCGGAATGTCGTATTTCGCCACATCATCAATCGTGTAACGATGCGGAGTCATATTGTAAGTGAATCTTCCACTTCCGCGCCAATCCAGGGACCACACGTCGGAATATCCAGAAGCGTGAAGTTGATTCACTAAGTTTTGGTGCTCAGGCATGATAAACATGTCTGTCGAAGTCGTGAGGCCGTGGAGCAGCAAAACCACATTCTTAGACTCTTGATGTTTAAATCTTTGCACGGAAATTGTCAGGCCATCGCGAGTGTCAAGAGGATGAAGAGTCTTTTCACCTAGGGCGACACCTTGAGTGGTGTGCATAGGGTATTGGTGCTCATTCCAGCGAGCCGAAGTCGTGGTGAAGATGAAGGGAGCGTAGCTTTCCCAAAGAGTGTCAGTGAAAGCCTTGAAGTATTTCATCAAAGCTTCTTTTTCTTGCAGGAAGGAGGAAGCGTTGGTTTTAAAACTTTTCATTTGAGTTAAGAAGTCACTCAGTGAAATACGTAAACTTCCGATAGCGTGCACTTCTTTATCGCTGTAATTATCAAAGGGAGAATGCCCTTCCCAAAGATAATAGTACAAAGTCGTCGTTTGGTTCCATAACTCGGAAAGATCTTCTTTTAAGATGGCTTTGTAACCAAAAAAGGTCCATTTCTTCCCTTCACGGTCGGTTAGAAAAAGAGTGTAGTGCATCTCTTTAACTGTATCGAAATGTGGACTGGCGGCTGGCAATGTGAATAGTTGAAAATAACCTTTTTCAATGCGCAGTTCTTCGCGAAATCGGAAATCGGTGATTCTGCCATACATCTGGGAGGGCGTGCTGTGATCGTCCAAGAACTTGTCCAGATTGGGCACTTTGATCGTCACCGTAAACTCAAATGGCTGCTTATCAAAGCGATCATTTTCAATCAAAAAATCAGAATGTGAAAGGGGTTTGCCTGGTGACAAGACAAACTTTTTTGGGACTACGAATCCCGACATTCTCTCGGTGAATTCGACAGAAAGTGACGTCATAAATATCCTTTGTTTATATAAACAGTATGGTGTTTCGGCTCCTATGTAAACGCGACTGGGACTTATGATCGGTGGCCAACTCACCTTGTTTTCGGCCACAGGAAGAAGGACGGGGGCGTCTTAAAATGAGACTTTCAAGACCTTCATCCTGATATGGGAGCGACTCTGTTTTATTCTTAAAGGGGACCAGGAAAAATTCCGATATTTCCCTATAGATATGAGCAAAAAGAAAAAGAAATCTTCAGCCGCGGAAAACCTTATTGAGTCCTTGATGGATGATCTTAAGGATATTCAGGCCGATTCTTCGTATCATGCGGGGCAATCGGAGGATGATTTTTCTGGTCTGCCAACGTTGGAAGATGAAGCTCACCGCGTGGAAAATACCAGCGCGGGAAATAATCTGTGGGACAACTTAGAAAAAGGTTTAGAGAAAGATCTTGATGCCTCTGAGTTTACCGGGGGTGCAGAAGCCTCTTCTGAAGAAGAAGTTCCCGTAGAAGATTTCGATATGCCCGAAGGCTTTGGTGATTTGCCACCTTCTGAGCGTTTTATGGTCAATGGGGCTCCTACCGCTGAGGAAGAACGCTATCAAGGCCCTTCTGCGGGTGGGGGATACCAGTCTTCCGATGAATTGTTTTCTCCTCCGACGCCGGACCTCTCGTCTGACGATTCATCTTCAGAAGATGAATCTACTCGTCCGGTCTTTAGTGGTCAGGCCAGTGGTGGTGAAGACAAAACGGTTTCCATTCAGCAAGATTTCAATGTGACATCTTCGGTCGCGTCGACAAACTCTGACGCCGATAAAACTGTGGCTGTTGATGGCTTTGCCAATGCTCGTTTGGGTGCGCGCAAGTCTGCCGATGTGGATGTCAAAGTCAGCGTAGGTAATTTCCGCGGAAGCCGTGGCTCTGCCAACGTAATGACTTCTGTGGATGCCAGCTTAGCTCAGGCCGAGAACCTAAAGCTGGCGCAACAACGCATTCTTGAACTTGAAAAAGAAGTAGAACATCTTCGTGGCGATAATGAAGAATTGGCTTCGGCTGGTGAAATCATTCGTTCTCGCACAGATGAACTGACAGTTCGCATTACGGCTTTAGAAAAAGAAAAAGCCGAGATTCAAGAATCCGCGCAAAGTGAAATTCTTATTTTAAAAGGCAATCTTCAGTACAAAGAAAACGAAGTTGCCAAGGCGCGTATTAAAGTTGAAGAACTGGAAACTAGACTTAAATCTGACTTTAAAAAGATCCGCGTTCGCGAACGAGAACTTGAAAACCGTCTGGAACTGCTGCGGGCAGAGAAGTCGGCTCTTGTTCGGTCCAAAGATGAGTATATTTTAGAACAGAAAAGAAAGATTGATCAGCTCTCTCAGGAACTCGATAATTACCGTAAGAAATGTCTTGAGCTTAACAAGACTATCGAGGCCAACCAAGATCAGGTCAAACGTACAGAGCGTGCTCTGCGTTTAGCCTTGACGAACTTGGAAGCTAAAGAGGAAAGTGCCGTTCCACTGAAGAAAGCTGAGTAGTATGGAATCTGCTTCCCCAGAAGAGAGCAACGAGACCGCCGTCGCGGTGAAACCCGCTCCTATTAAAAAAATCAAAGTGATTGTGAGCGACCTCCATCTGGGGAAAGGTCGTCTATTGGAACAAGGCGGAATCAACTCTTTAGAAGAGTTCTACTATGGGGAAAAGTTGGTGGAGTTCATCCATTACTATTCTTCGGGTGTGTATCGCGATTACGAAGTGGAACTTATCATAAATGGGGATTTTCTTAACTTTCTGCAGTGTGATTACAAGGGACATTTTCTTTCGGTCATCACAGAATCCGTCACTCTGGAAATTTTAAAAGAGATCGTTAAAGGCCACGAAAACGTTTTTAAAGCGTTGGCTGAATTTGCCTCTAAGCCGAACAACACCGTAACGTACATCGTGGGAAATCACGATCAAGGTATGCTGTGGCCTGCGTGTCGTGCTTACTTAAACCAAGTGATTGGCACGCCTATCCGTTATAAAAACATCGTGTACTTCTTTGATGGCGTGCATATTGAGCATGGTCATATGCATGAAGCCGCAAACCGTATGGACCCCAAAAAGTTTTTCCTGAAGAAAGACCTGGTGGAGCCCATTTTGAATCTGCCTTTTGGTTCCCACTTTTTTTTGGAAGTGGTGTTAAAGATCAAACAACATTATCCGCACGTGGATAAAATCCGCCCGTTTGGAAAAATGGTGCGCTGGTCTTTGATGAATGAAACCAAAACCATGATTCGCGCGTTTTTCATGGCGCTTTTTTATTTTGCCAAAAGTGCTTTCATCAAGGATCCACGTCGTCACTATCCGTTGAAGCGCATTATCAAAGTCATTGCGGAAAGTGCGATCTTTCCTGATTTAAGTGAATCGGCGCGTAAAATTCTTCACGATGACCGCGTGCACACTGTTGTTTTTGGCCACACCCATGTTTACCAATACCGCCAGTGGTCCGAGAATAAAGAATATTTTAACTCGGGAACATGGACGGAGATCACATCTTTGGATATTGTGTCTCTTGGTAAAATCACAAAGCTTACTTATGTACTGATTGAGTACCCTGAAGACGGTGGTCGCCCTCGCGGTCGCTTAAAAGAGTGGAAGGGTTATCATCGTATCGAAGAAGACGTTGCGATTTCTTAGAGGCCAACTATACTGGCCTCTCTTACAATGAGGCGGACGTATGTTGGAAATAGTTCAAGCTGGTCATAAACTCGATGATTCCATCCTGCAAAAGTGCCAGGAATCTCTAAAAATCTTTTTACACCGGAAGGACATTGGCTTCCCTCAATTGGTCGAGCGCATTCCTTTGTGGCAGCAATCTCACAAAGTCGGTCAAGAATTCAGCCGCCGCTTTAAACAGTTGGTAGTTGTCGGTCTTGGTGGAAGCTCACTAGGCAATCGTGTATTGGCTGAAGTCTTCCGCGCGAAGAACATGTTCTTCGTCGACAACGTCGATGCTTTGGAATTTGAAACTTTGATGGAGGAACTGGGTGATCTGAAAGAGGTCGGTTGGGTTTTCATTTCTAAAAGTGGAACGACAATTGAATCTTTATGCTCTCTTGAATTCATCGATCAGATATACAAGCAAGAAAATCTAAATCTGGCTTCTCAAAGTGTTGTTATCTCTGAAAGCAAAGACAATACGCTTGTTCAATGGGCTAAAAAGAATGACATTCCAATGTGTGAAATCCCCGTAGACGTTGGGGGACGTTTTTCTGTTTTATCACCTGTTGGAATGATGCCCGCAGCTTATCTTGGATTGGATCTTGAAAAGTTTCGCGTGGGCGCGATGCGTGCTTTGCAAGACACGGCCCTTGTCACTCAGACAATGGCGCAAGTGGCGCAAAGTTATAAGCGTGAAGAGTGGATCACTCTTTTGTGGTTCTATGGTTCACGTTTAAAAAACTTCGGAGCTTGGTTTCAGCAATTGTGGGCGGAGTCTTTAGGCAAAGCGCACGGTCGGGATGGTGGTCCCGCAGCTCGTGCCAGCACTCCGATGTCCGCAGTGGGAGCTTCTGATCAGCACTCCATCTTGCAACAAGTGATGGAAGGTCATCGCGATAAGTTTGTGATCTTCATGCGCATCGAAGAAGCGGAAGCAGGATCGCAGCGTTTGAAAAAAGCACAGTTCAATGAAACCAAGGATCTTGAAGGTCGCACGATGGGTGAGCTCTTGAGGGCAGAAGCTTTGGCCACACAAGAGGCACTTACTCAGAACGGAGTGTCGACATTGACTCTTAAGACGAAGGTCTTAGACGAACATACGTTAGGTTACATGTTCATGTTCTGGGAACTCGTTGTTGCCGGCCTGGGTGAATACTTGCAGATCGACGCCTTCAACCAACCAGGTGTAGAGCTAGGCAAGAGACTAGCGAAAGAGAAATTGAAGAAAGCTTGATTGTCATCAGTCGTAGAGGAGACTTATACTTTCCTCTATGGCTCACAACGATGATTCTTCCAATGACAACTTAGAAAAAACCAGTATTGTCGCCAGTGACACTTTCCGTGGTCGTCTGAAAGAGGCCGACGAAGTTCCACCGGCGATTGTTGTTTTGATTGGTCCTCCTGGATACGTGGGGAAGCAATATCCTATCACCGCGAACGATATCGTGATCGGCCGCTCGGTGGAAAGCCAAGTTTATATCGACGATAAAAGTTTAAGTCGTTCCCATGCCAAATTTGCTGTCAATGGCAGTGAAGTGTCGGTGATTGACTTGGGTTCTACAAATAAAACCATCGTGAATGGTCAAGTCATCCCGCCATTGGCTTCATGTCTTTTAAAAAATAACGACCAAATTAAAACCGGCAATGTCATCTTCAAATTCCTTGAAAAAGGAAGCATCGAAGCGATGACAAATGCGGCTATGTACGAGCGCGCTCAAAAAGACGCTTTAACAGGCGCGCATTCTAAAGGAGCCCTTCTTGAAAAGGGACCCGAGGCGATGAAACGGGCTGAAGTTTTAAACGAGCCGTTGAGCCTTGTGACATTCGATATTGATCACTTTAAGAAAATCAATGATAACTACGGTCATCCCGGTGGGGACCACGTTCTTAAAGAGTTGTGCCGGATTGTCATCACTAAATTAATTCGCTCTAATGACTTTTTCGCTCGTTATGGTGGAGAGGAATTCGTTCTTCTTCTCTCTGGTTCTCCGTCAAAGACAGCCGGTGAGGTGGGAGAGCGTATTCGCCAAACAATTGAAGCTCATGAGTTCGTTTTTGAAAATAAAAAGATTCCTGTCACAATTTCCGTGGGCGTAGCCACAAAATTACCGCAAGAAACTGAGTGGACTCAGATCTACGACCGCGCAGATAAGGCTCTCTATCAGTCGAAGCAGGGTGGACGTAACCGGGTCACGATTGCTCCATAAATTTCCGCGAAAAAGCCTCCAATTCGGAGGCTTTTTACTTTGACCCAATGCGGGTACAAAAAATGGCGCTCTTTTGAAAGAACCTCCTGGGAAGAGAATTCTCTTACCGTCTGAGGCAAGATTTGTTAAGACTTCTTCCGAAACATTCGGAGGAATGCCATGAAACTTAGCGCTGCTCTTATCACTCTTTTGACTGCGTTTTCAGCTCAAGCTCAAACACCGGTAGTTCATGCAGTTTGCACAGGAAAAATTGATGATATCCAAGTTGTGTTTGAAATCCGTGACACTTATGCCGTCACTTTAAAGCAAGGCCTTTTGACTATCGGCGAAGATACAATCAGCCTGCACTGTCGTGACAGCAAGAAATCAAAGCTGGCCGATAAAACTTCCGTATATCAGTGTAAAGAGTCTCGCAAAGGCGACGGTAAACTTCTTGTGGAAGTTGAGCGCGGAGTCACAGGTCATTTGATCGCGAACATCCAACGCGAACAAATCTACCCAATGCCACCAGCATCCTTGGGTTCTTTGCTTTGTCTTGAATAATTATTTGAATCAGAAATGAGTTTTGATTCCTATGTGTGTTGGGCCTCTGAAAAGAGGCCCTTTTTTTGCCCAGATTATTTTTCTTCAATCAGGCTTAGCACAGTCCAACGTAAGGGAATACCGAAGGCGAACTCTTTAAAGTCTTCGCGGCTGACGGGACGAACTAAGTTCCCAGAGCCGGCTTGAAGCCAACTGTAGCGTGTCGGACTTTCTGGATCGATCACACCAATCAGTCCTTTTTCTTTATCTGCAAAAACCTTCAGGACGAAATGGTTTCCTCGTACGGGAGGGTTGTCATTAAGCATGTCATCAGGAAAAGGGATGTCTCGTCTCGGAGGAAAGCGTCCCCCGCGGCCTGCAGGACTTTGTGGGCGAATTTCAGTATAGTTCAACATCAAGATCTGAACTTTGTCTGACCAAACTTCATCGATATTAAAATTCGTGCGGCCTTTGATAACGAAGTCTCGCTTGATATTCAATTTAGTATCAAGAATCTTTAAAAAGCGAACCAAGTCCGTTTCAAGCAATCCGCGATTGATCTCTATATAATGAGGGCGCAGCGCTTCTCCGGTTTCTTTAATAAGCTCTACCAACTCCTCTTTAGAAAATGTTTGTGCCTGAAGCTGCAACCAGTTCGCGGCACTGGTAGGACCACATAAAGAGCTCGATTGGTTAGCCGGAATCACGCCGCGATCATAAAAAAGTTCATCTTTTTGATCGAGCATAAGGTGGCGAAGTGCACCTTCTT
This window contains:
- a CDS encoding GMC oxidoreductase — protein: MKYDYDYIVIGSGFGGSVMTCRLVEKGYKVCLLERGREWKMHEFPRRPHEIRKNMFWDPIDNKYGLMEVRDTPESDVMTITSSGLGGGSLIYANVLYKMPEEFFKGWPGNISRQMLEPYYDRVLNMMEAKPYPYDTHPYYRNTPKTTLLKKLADEMSAPLGTTEKPTMVFPPIAVRFEGKFPGHQTRNIHGALQSRCNKCGDCDIGCNIHAKNTLDLNYLFRARNLKEAAYKAEVRTHAEVTKIEKKDDHYIVTYVIPEFPMQENRFTAKNVVLAAGSLGSTSLLLKMKRYGHLPLLNKWLGKRWSGNGDFISLIFKSKHNVDGTNGPVITGSIEYKYNDYADGYPHGMFIQEAGYPVGFAWFLSGKVPQFSGFAGLATMAAHHVKKYIFKVLKISGHDQINIGDEMAKSIDRAEFTKRCLVLLGMGRDKPDGEIQLRDDDQALIRWKIDESEVHFTRIRSEMKRLAEMVDGVYVENPLTHLKKVISVHPLGGCPMGDSEQTGFVNTKGEVFGYPGLYVVDGSILPTSTGTNPSLTIAAMAEYIAEQIPEKHITKIREEMEA
- a CDS encoding alpha/beta hydrolase; amino-acid sequence: MTSLSVEFTERMSGFVVPKKFVLSPGKPLSHSDFLIENDRFDKQPFEFTVTIKVPNLDKFLDDHSTPSQMYGRITDFRFREELRIEKGYFQLFTLPAASPHFDTVKEMHYTLFLTDREGKKWTFFGYKAILKEDLSELWNQTTTLYYYLWEGHSPFDNYSDKEVHAIGSLRISLSDFLTQMKSFKTNASSFLQEKEALMKYFKAFTDTLWESYAPFIFTTTSARWNEHQYPMHTTQGVALGEKTLHPLDTRDGLTISVQRFKHQESKNVVLLLHGLTTSTDMFIMPEHQNLVNQLHASGYSDVWSLDWRGSGRFTYNMTPHRYTIDDVAKYDIPRAVDFIRESCGNDVKIHVIAHCVGSLSFMASYAAGYVKNIASIVANSVSLTPMVPWQAMAKMMVGPEILGQVLGYPYVSPKIPYHPGRALGRWLYWMERSLRRECKEPACHMVSFMWGWGFPAAFNHRNIHPVTHRRLMDLFGGTSFHYHKHIRKMLLAKASISFDSKTNYLEEMKKRDMPPTLLISGAENHIFPNSNKTTYEILSQTKNASKVSYKEFTNYGHQDIFMGQYCHNEVFPELIEFLKQHSGISGVETRKLRIA
- a CDS encoding metallophosphoesterase — its product is MESASPEESNETAVAVKPAPIKKIKVIVSDLHLGKGRLLEQGGINSLEEFYYGEKLVEFIHYYSSGVYRDYEVELIINGDFLNFLQCDYKGHFLSVITESVTLEILKEIVKGHENVFKALAEFASKPNNTVTYIVGNHDQGMLWPACRAYLNQVIGTPIRYKNIVYFFDGVHIEHGHMHEAANRMDPKKFFLKKDLVEPILNLPFGSHFFLEVVLKIKQHYPHVDKIRPFGKMVRWSLMNETKTMIRAFFMALFYFAKSAFIKDPRRHYPLKRIIKVIAESAIFPDLSESARKILHDDRVHTVVFGHTHVYQYRQWSENKEYFNSGTWTEITSLDIVSLGKITKLTYVLIEYPEDGGRPRGRLKEWKGYHRIEEDVAIS
- a CDS encoding diguanylate cyclase; the protein is MAHNDDSSNDNLEKTSIVASDTFRGRLKEADEVPPAIVVLIGPPGYVGKQYPITANDIVIGRSVESQVYIDDKSLSRSHAKFAVNGSEVSVIDLGSTNKTIVNGQVIPPLASCLLKNNDQIKTGNVIFKFLEKGSIEAMTNAAMYERAQKDALTGAHSKGALLEKGPEAMKRAEVLNEPLSLVTFDIDHFKKINDNYGHPGGDHVLKELCRIVITKLIRSNDFFARYGGEEFVLLLSGSPSKTAGEVGERIRQTIEAHEFVFENKKIPVTISVGVATKLPQETEWTQIYDRADKALYQSKQGGRNRVTIAP